A region of Candidatus Aquicultor sp. DNA encodes the following proteins:
- a CDS encoding O-antigen ligase family protein has translation MVNEKATQPVVLFDNVIRWTLITAVALLPLLMSPVNVDAYDLPKATLLYALALIAGASYISRSLLAGKFVVKRSPLNKPLFAFAVMATIATIVAPVPLMSIVGQYTRYENLPTIYSLVLLSFFATQYLSEKQWFNRTVSYSFIAFGVISIYGVLQSLGFDIVNSVLSEKTLAAFGTRVTSTLGNPVFFGGYLAIMLPILFNYLIDDENLPFMPKSVIGTLMVLGITGLAISGTRGAWAAAIIGIIVITILRRDQLAKAAGTAFAMLVFGIAFMLLVLSLAGPNIAQNQLASIKDRLVTSADLSQGSAVSRLENWKLAVNMISIRPLGGYGPDQMQLWSGAFMSLKQAQLEPNTVPDRAHNIFLQAAVNGGAVNLIVYLWIFAIIIISLARALKRRNGSRGYVLGISGAFAAYIIQGFSGIDIIGITPMVWIMAGAVVGIAAYDAPERVLVTWPFKRYVEAIAVTFLVASALIVLAARPVIADSYYYDGVLSRYYGHTDRTIASFTNAINLNPYRGQYRADLSAVLMAQGNTLNNPAIMDKALVLADEGLRYNHEDATLMLAAASIYRLYASMVKDEAMIGQAESFYSSAMNKAPYDINPRRGLLGLRMLLEAYTDAIEQANTILQIDPNDSDVKFRLAQAYEKTGKVGRAKLIYQDLLQKNPNQQDVKDALNNIGKNQ, from the coding sequence ATGGTGAACGAAAAAGCAACTCAACCGGTAGTATTATTTGACAATGTGATCCGCTGGACATTGATCACAGCAGTCGCACTCTTACCTCTCCTGATGTCCCCTGTAAATGTCGATGCTTACGATCTGCCAAAAGCAACGCTTCTGTATGCGCTTGCGTTGATTGCGGGGGCAAGTTATATCAGTCGATCGTTGTTGGCTGGTAAGTTTGTTGTTAAGAGAAGCCCTCTTAACAAGCCGTTATTTGCATTTGCCGTTATGGCAACTATTGCGACAATCGTCGCACCGGTGCCGCTTATGAGCATCGTCGGCCAATATACGCGTTACGAAAATCTTCCAACCATCTACAGCCTCGTGCTATTGAGCTTTTTTGCAACCCAGTATCTATCTGAAAAACAATGGTTTAACCGTACGGTTTCATATTCTTTTATAGCATTTGGAGTAATTAGTATTTACGGGGTCCTGCAAAGTCTGGGCTTTGACATCGTAAACTCGGTGCTGAGCGAAAAAACGCTAGCCGCTTTCGGAACCCGGGTTACCTCAACCTTGGGTAACCCCGTTTTCTTTGGTGGCTATCTGGCAATTATGCTGCCGATTCTTTTCAATTACCTCATCGATGACGAGAACCTTCCGTTTATGCCAAAATCAGTTATAGGCACGTTGATGGTTCTCGGGATAACAGGTCTAGCCATCTCTGGAACACGAGGCGCTTGGGCCGCAGCAATTATTGGCATAATCGTTATTACCATACTACGGCGCGATCAGTTGGCCAAAGCGGCCGGCACAGCATTTGCAATGCTCGTTTTCGGTATTGCTTTTATGCTGCTTGTGTTATCGCTCGCCGGTCCAAATATTGCTCAGAATCAGCTGGCTTCAATCAAGGATAGGTTGGTAACTTCGGCAGATTTATCGCAGGGCTCGGCAGTAAGCCGGCTAGAAAACTGGAAGTTGGCGGTTAATATGATTTCAATCCGCCCGCTCGGAGGTTATGGTCCCGATCAGATGCAGCTTTGGTCGGGCGCGTTCATGTCATTAAAGCAAGCGCAACTTGAGCCGAATACGGTACCCGATAGGGCGCATAATATATTTTTACAGGCGGCAGTGAATGGTGGCGCTGTTAACCTAATCGTATACCTATGGATCTTTGCCATCATTATCATTTCCCTTGCACGTGCGCTAAAACGCCGGAATGGTTCACGCGGCTATGTGCTCGGCATCTCAGGCGCGTTTGCAGCGTATATCATACAGGGTTTTAGCGGAATTGATATTATCGGCATTACTCCAATGGTATGGATAATGGCTGGGGCCGTCGTAGGCATCGCTGCATATGATGCGCCGGAGCGTGTTCTCGTAACGTGGCCGTTTAAACGTTATGTGGAAGCTATCGCGGTTACCTTCCTGGTAGCATCAGCGCTCATTGTCTTAGCTGCACGACCGGTAATCGCCGATTCTTACTATTATGATGGTGTGCTCAGCCGCTACTATGGGCATACGGACCGAACAATCGCATCATTTACAAATGCGATCAATCTGAACCCATACCGAGGGCAATATCGTGCAGACCTCTCTGCCGTCCTTATGGCTCAAGGCAATACGCTCAACAATCCGGCCATTATGGACAAAGCATTAGTACTAGCGGACGAAGGCTTGCGCTATAATCATGAGGACGCCACACTGATGCTCGCAGCGGCCAGCATATATCGGTTATATGCATCGATGGTAAAAGACGAGGCGATGATAGGGCAAGCGGAGAGCTTTTACAGCTCCGCAATGAACAAGGCACCGTATGATATCAATCCAAGAAGAGGTTTGCTTGGTCTACGCATGCTTTTGGAAGCCTATACGGATGCAATAGAGCAAGCAAATACAATTCTTCAAATCGATCCTAACGATTCGGACGTCAAATTCCGCCTGGCCCAGGCTTATGAAAAGACAGGTAAAGTCGGGCGCGCTAAACTTATATACCAAGATCTGTTGCAAAAGAATCCTAACCAGCAGGATGTTAAAGACGCCCTCAACAACATCGGCAAAAACCAGTAG
- a CDS encoding cytochrome c3 family protein: MLMGQLQLLATNLYVTYIAAVSDDSLFSRLFGDLTNWRRNKKLLATALENTKTYFSNPRRYSREVVTIIAAIILSLLVVALLVMVFLSIKRQYAIRRAAKRVRRKLSKEEITRRTVTTCSILGIILILLTVGTAQPSLCARCHETQKSVSEWETSSHKTVGCLSCHYEPGLIGYALGTTNGVSNMLTHFIDANPPVQGAVTNSSCLRCHDDIFNRIVVDEREIRVRHKDLITGGLACTSCHAQVAHKTETGDTFAMNICVGCHTNTSKTASSKCSTCHQQDIAYKPGRTLDDWPKQKGLGVTCTGCHKQATTASCVRCHGLELPHSAEFRKKHAMRAAETKGELCFKCHWNSKMSQRRMCGCHDAQGEIHPAPEIWYYQHQSEARINGISCNCHATTFCARCHDDAKAVYPKGSTGDDQMHGGWQTGF, translated from the coding sequence ATGTTAATGGGTCAGTTACAGCTTCTAGCGACAAATCTATATGTTACATATATCGCTGCGGTGTCTGACGATTCGCTCTTTTCGCGCTTGTTTGGCGATTTAACTAATTGGCGTCGCAACAAGAAACTGTTGGCTACCGCCCTCGAAAATACTAAAACTTATTTTTCTAATCCACGACGCTACTCGCGCGAAGTTGTCACCATCATCGCTGCAATAATTTTAAGCCTGTTAGTTGTTGCGCTGCTTGTTATGGTTTTCCTATCAATAAAGAGACAGTATGCCATACGTAGGGCAGCGAAACGAGTGCGCAGGAAGCTGTCGAAAGAAGAGATCACGCGTCGAACCGTAACAACCTGTAGTATCTTGGGCATCATTCTCATTTTGCTTACGGTCGGCACAGCGCAACCTAGTTTATGCGCGCGCTGCCACGAAACCCAGAAAAGCGTATCGGAGTGGGAGACCTCCTCTCACAAGACTGTCGGCTGTCTCAGCTGTCATTATGAGCCTGGACTTATTGGTTATGCTTTGGGCACCACAAACGGAGTGAGCAATATGCTTACGCATTTCATAGATGCCAACCCTCCGGTGCAAGGAGCGGTAACAAACAGCTCTTGCCTGCGATGTCATGACGATATTTTCAACCGCATCGTTGTCGACGAGCGTGAAATTCGTGTACGTCACAAGGATCTAATTACAGGAGGACTAGCCTGTACGAGCTGCCATGCGCAAGTTGCGCATAAAACAGAAACCGGCGATACCTTTGCCATGAACATCTGCGTCGGCTGCCATACTAATACCAGCAAGACCGCAAGCTCAAAATGCTCTACTTGTCATCAACAAGATATTGCCTATAAGCCCGGACGCACACTCGATGACTGGCCGAAACAAAAAGGTCTGGGTGTAACTTGTACGGGTTGCCATAAGCAAGCAACAACAGCAAGCTGTGTTCGCTGCCATGGGCTTGAACTTCCGCACTCGGCCGAATTTCGGAAGAAACATGCGATGCGCGCTGCAGAAACCAAAGGCGAGCTTTGCTTCAAATGTCACTGGAATAGCAAAATGAGCCAAAGAAGAATGTGCGGGTGTCATGACGCCCAAGGCGAAATCCACCCCGCACCTGAAATCTGGTATTACCAGCACCAATCTGAAGCTAGGATTAACGGCATATCCTGTAACTGCCACGCTACAACCTTCTGCGCAAGATGTCATGACGATGCAAAGGCCGTCTATCCGAAGGGTAGCACGGGTGATGACCAGATGCACGGCGGCTGGCAAACCGGCTTCTAA
- a CDS encoding O-antigen ligase family protein, whose translation MSKNARNAGRRESVSNPLLLPLAITLALLPVIMFPYMADTYALPKATFLYVATLTLFSLYVIQAFRAGEFVIYRSPLDLPVVLFLLVTFLAVLFSGAPVLSILGKYRRYEGLLSLLCYGALYFFAVQSVRTKQHFEKLVSVLAIGMAPVVLYGTAQAIGIDFPSVVRFESRVHSSLGNPILLGSYLVIMLPLLISFIRNVEQEKWKVFAGALVLLGTINLIYTESRGAWLGVVAALAGAFAIRAIQNFRSTKQRRKRQKNVETKNKTLIIGVIGVIALAFIISLVLTPANHFSQRLTSTFVVTEGSAATRIETWKAATRMIADRPVLGYGPEQIGYWFPTYKTARHVMLDPNGMADRAHNEFLQIAVDAGLPGLFLYIWLFAVALWIAIKRGASKQKPYLMGISAALIGYIVQAQTGISALFIAPLVWSLLAISINLSAPHNTLKKLAIPIPKWVKAQVVIPVVLLASFALAAISILPVAADLDSYKGQRLAHTGAIDDASKKFEMAIKLFPYQAQYEKDATEFYLDYASYTQNSIFARRAALIAQQGLAYNARNFELLYYVGETNLLAYRLTSDDMALSDAERYYNQVENIWPGQTLVKRKLFDIALLRDNQKRAEELARKIADMGQADPNLYYSLATYAQKHGDSKTASRYFQKVQQLDPEFLLKMRSN comes from the coding sequence ATGAGTAAAAATGCAAGAAACGCCGGGCGACGAGAATCGGTTTCCAACCCACTATTGCTACCGCTTGCAATAACTCTGGCGCTGCTGCCGGTCATCATGTTTCCCTACATGGCGGACACGTATGCGCTTCCAAAGGCTACGTTCCTGTATGTTGCCACCCTTACCTTGTTCTCTTTATACGTCATACAAGCGTTTCGAGCAGGTGAATTTGTGATTTACCGGTCACCGCTAGATCTCCCGGTTGTTCTCTTCCTTCTTGTGACATTTTTAGCCGTGCTATTTTCAGGCGCCCCTGTCCTAAGCATACTTGGCAAATACAGAAGATATGAGGGCTTACTCTCGCTGTTATGCTACGGCGCCCTGTATTTTTTCGCCGTGCAATCGGTACGCACTAAGCAGCATTTTGAGAAACTTGTCTCGGTGCTGGCCATTGGCATGGCACCGGTTGTGTTGTACGGCACGGCCCAGGCTATCGGTATCGATTTCCCTTCGGTAGTAAGATTTGAGTCGCGTGTCCACTCCAGCCTGGGCAATCCGATTCTGCTGGGTTCGTACCTCGTAATAATGCTTCCCTTGCTTATCTCATTTATCCGCAATGTCGAACAAGAGAAATGGAAAGTATTTGCCGGGGCCCTGGTGCTTCTCGGTACCATCAACCTCATTTATACCGAATCACGCGGTGCTTGGCTTGGCGTTGTCGCAGCGCTTGCAGGTGCGTTTGCAATCCGTGCGATTCAAAACTTTAGAAGCACCAAGCAACGCCGCAAACGGCAAAAAAACGTAGAGACAAAAAATAAAACCCTTATCATTGGTGTTATTGGCGTCATCGCCCTAGCGTTTATAATCTCGCTTGTGTTAACCCCAGCCAACCACTTCAGCCAGCGGCTGACATCAACGTTTGTCGTCACCGAAGGCTCCGCGGCAACCCGAATAGAGACGTGGAAAGCGGCCACCAGGATGATCGCCGACCGACCGGTCCTCGGCTACGGGCCAGAGCAAATCGGGTACTGGTTCCCAACATACAAAACAGCTCGCCATGTGATGCTTGACCCAAACGGCATGGCGGATAGAGCCCATAATGAGTTCTTACAAATTGCCGTTGATGCCGGCTTACCAGGCCTCTTCTTATACATCTGGTTATTTGCGGTTGCCCTTTGGATAGCAATAAAACGAGGCGCCTCGAAACAGAAACCATATCTCATGGGAATCTCTGCGGCGCTTATAGGGTATATCGTACAGGCACAAACGGGCATATCCGCTCTATTTATTGCGCCGCTCGTATGGTCGCTACTCGCAATATCGATCAACTTGAGCGCGCCGCACAATACGCTCAAGAAACTGGCCATACCGATCCCAAAATGGGTCAAAGCTCAGGTTGTTATTCCGGTTGTATTGCTTGCGAGTTTCGCGCTGGCGGCAATCTCCATTTTGCCGGTTGCCGCCGACCTTGATTCTTATAAAGGCCAACGGCTTGCCCACACAGGCGCTATAGATGACGCGTCGAAGAAGTTCGAAATGGCAATCAAGCTTTTCCCTTATCAGGCACAGTACGAGAAGGACGCTACCGAATTCTACCTTGATTATGCGTCGTACACACAAAATAGTATTTTTGCACGCCGGGCTGCTCTTATTGCCCAGCAAGGTCTCGCCTATAACGCCCGAAATTTTGAGCTGCTCTATTATGTTGGCGAAACCAATTTGCTTGCCTACCGGCTTACGAGTGATGATATGGCGCTCTCGGATGCCGAGCGTTATTACAATCAAGTGGAAAATATCTGGCCGGGGCAAACTCTGGTCAAACGTAAACTCTTTGATATAGCGCTACTGAGAGACAATCAGAAACGCGCGGAAGAATTGGCGCGGAAGATCGCCGATATGGGTCAAGCCGATCCGAATCTTTATTACTCGCTCGCAACATACGCGCAAAAACACGGCGATAGCAAAACTGCTAGCCGGTATTTCCAGAAAGTCCAGCAACTTGACCCTGAATTCTTGTTAAAAATGCGGAGTAATTAG
- a CDS encoding diguanylate cyclase, whose protein sequence is MKGKNSLRIAVIGTGSDAVKLASTLNVCSSSTIVGLCDPQRNGVESECVRDLNVPVFDRIEQLPSIGDVDVIVDLTEVAAGISGIPGLENVTVIRDACADTIRALADDLASAAANTIDIASVGREFSTHKKSADIYHAIVDSALAVTHCAAGSLIIFNERTETCRLAEAIGYSKEIEETVWELQPGGITEQLLDNDAPLHILDINDEPLFDNPVMNEGTISVLAATLREGGEVIGLLFVGDFKPRHFTVAEIDRFTVFSSQATLALQKALLIEKNEELSITDPLTGLFNIKHFFSALELEVNRAQRYGGYFAVVLMDIDNLNSINDWFGHVEGDRAIKRVATTITACSRLTDYKARYGGDEFVLILPSTSCTQASVLANRIRRAVNDSIIEKDDKEMQLSVSIGIAEFPSLGENVDELMNAVSTALYVSKQRGKNLVCCYEETCG, encoded by the coding sequence ATGAAAGGCAAAAACTCGCTTCGCATCGCTGTAATTGGCACTGGTAGTGATGCCGTCAAGCTCGCATCAACACTTAATGTGTGCTCATCAAGCACCATCGTTGGTTTATGCGACCCCCAGCGCAATGGAGTAGAATCCGAGTGCGTCCGGGACCTTAACGTGCCTGTATTTGATCGAATCGAGCAGCTGCCATCAATAGGTGATGTGGATGTTATCGTTGATCTTACCGAAGTCGCCGCCGGCATTTCCGGTATCCCGGGGCTGGAGAACGTCACCGTGATTCGAGATGCTTGCGCGGATACAATCAGGGCGCTTGCGGATGATTTAGCCAGCGCCGCGGCGAATACGATCGACATCGCATCGGTCGGCCGCGAATTCTCAACGCATAAGAAAAGCGCGGACATTTACCATGCCATCGTTGATAGTGCACTTGCGGTGACCCATTGCGCCGCCGGTAGCCTCATTATATTCAACGAACGGACCGAAACATGCAGGCTTGCAGAGGCGATCGGCTATTCGAAGGAAATCGAAGAGACTGTCTGGGAGCTTCAACCGGGCGGGATCACCGAACAGCTACTAGATAATGATGCGCCGCTACATATCCTTGATATCAATGACGAGCCGCTCTTTGATAACCCCGTAATGAACGAGGGAACGATATCGGTTTTAGCGGCGACTTTGCGTGAGGGCGGTGAAGTGATCGGGCTTCTCTTTGTCGGCGATTTTAAACCGCGTCATTTTACTGTGGCAGAGATCGACCGCTTCACTGTATTTTCCAGCCAAGCTACGCTTGCGCTTCAAAAAGCGCTTCTTATCGAGAAGAATGAAGAACTTTCCATAACCGATCCACTGACAGGTCTATTTAATATCAAGCACTTCTTCTCGGCACTCGAGTTAGAGGTAAACAGGGCGCAGCGGTACGGCGGTTATTTCGCCGTAGTTCTGATGGACATCGACAATCTCAACAGTATCAACGATTGGTTCGGTCACGTAGAAGGGGATAGGGCGATCAAAAGGGTGGCTACCACTATTACCGCATGTTCGCGTCTGACCGATTACAAAGCGCGGTACGGCGGCGATGAGTTTGTCTTGATCTTGCCAAGCACCAGTTGCACGCAGGCATCCGTTTTGGCCAACCGGATTCGTCGTGCCGTTAACGATTCCATTATCGAAAAAGACGACAAGGAAATGCAGCTTTCCGTCAGCATTGGCATTGCCGAGTTTCCAAGCCTCGGCGAAAACGTAGATGAACTCATGAACGCGGTTAGCACAGCCCTTTACGTCAGCAAGCAGCGCGGTAAAAACTTAGTGTGTTGCTATGAAGAGACCTGTGGATAA